A single window of Streptomyces sudanensis DNA harbors:
- a CDS encoding AAA family ATPase, which translates to MTWQPFYAGTGTPRERVELAPPPPWRVFPRRSLHEQFVPPRGLVEAVNAALVLRRPLLLTGPAGSGKSTVIEQVAAELELGPVLRWHITSRSGLGDALYRYDALGRIHAQRLEGTGGGDDIAPFLRMGPLGTALLPSRRPRALLVDEIDKSDLDLPSDLLDVLERGEFEIPELARYGRDVVAVREWGGDAHHEVTRGRVQCTEFPFIVMTSNGERDFPAAFLRRCIRFTMPKPTPETLLRVVAAHLGADAARSEAAGELVEAFVGRLTAGESLAVDQLLNAVHLLTGDGAPDGEQRQAVVELLLRELSRV; encoded by the coding sequence ATGACCTGGCAGCCTTTCTACGCGGGAACGGGCACGCCGCGCGAGCGGGTGGAGCTGGCTCCGCCGCCCCCGTGGCGGGTCTTCCCCCGCCGGTCCCTGCACGAGCAGTTCGTCCCCCCGCGGGGCCTGGTCGAGGCGGTGAACGCCGCGCTGGTCCTGCGCCGCCCCCTGCTGCTGACCGGCCCGGCGGGATCGGGCAAGTCCACGGTGATCGAGCAGGTCGCGGCGGAGCTGGAGCTGGGCCCGGTGCTGCGCTGGCACATCACGTCCCGCAGCGGTCTCGGCGACGCCCTGTACCGGTACGACGCCCTGGGCAGGATCCACGCGCAGCGGCTGGAGGGGACGGGCGGCGGCGACGACATCGCGCCGTTCCTGCGGATGGGTCCCCTGGGCACGGCGCTCCTGCCGTCGCGCCGGCCCCGGGCGCTGCTCGTCGACGAGATCGACAAGAGCGACCTGGACCTGCCCAGCGACCTGCTGGACGTGCTGGAGCGGGGTGAGTTCGAAATCCCGGAGCTGGCCCGGTACGGCAGGGACGTGGTGGCCGTCCGGGAGTGGGGCGGCGACGCGCACCACGAGGTGACGCGGGGCCGGGTGCAGTGCACGGAGTTCCCGTTCATCGTGATGACCAGCAACGGCGAACGGGACTTCCCGGCGGCGTTCCTGCGCCGCTGCATCCGTTTCACGATGCCGAAGCCGACACCGGAGACCCTGCTCAGGGTCGTCGCGGCGCACCTGGGCGCCGACGCGGCGCGGTCGGAGGCGGCCGGGGAGCTGGTGGAGGCGTTCGTCGGGCGGCTCACGGCCGGCGAGAGCCTCGCCGTGGACCAGTTGCTCAACGCCGTCCACCTGCTGACCGGGGACGGGGCACCGGACGGCGAGCAGCGGCAGGCCGTCGTGGAGCTGCTGCTGCGGGAGCTGTCCCGTGTCTGA
- a CDS encoding helicase-related protein, protein MTIHAGRHAAHYEVREDLVARLRRELLGPDVDSSAEDRAEVLDQDAPITRYPMGVLFPRPADDEARMRLEEDEEQEGADEAPVGRTENADDSGPADERPGPGGRRPSSVGLTFAVDPVVCREITISARAAVYEPEDAEGRKIPARRSEARTTSDQRERWRRVELDLPNTTVDVTCPGRGASRDLVDDTVRLEVRMRPPSPTTGTVTVTVTLVNLQRVSGRELQDAFALFQPGLTVRAANGAGAFVERPAGLSAVDSELEIGRLLHRHAPTFATGHGCAAVWDWTPPPVGLTEMKPARVAEVRTEFVPTHEVLLTDSNPEIDAHALTMLGLATAPDTKVIDALKGLAVGYERWIDRKRREAAALAGTSYEKAASDQVASCAEALGRIREGITRLGDKPDLMRAFRLANRAMATQRARSAWSKGGKVGEPDLSSARWRPFQIAFVLLCLSGVDDSKHSDRGVSDLLWFPTGGGKTEAYLGLIALTAFLRRMRLGTAGGGVTVLMRYTLRLLTLQQFERAAILICAMEKMRRENPDELGREEISLGMWVGRSATPNTLEAAAGQLRAARSGRVLQKENPVQLHACPWCGTALDAHHYSVDEKAVRMDVRCPGTDCAFSGGLPVHMVDEAVYQARPTLVIATVDKFASMPWRERTAALFNRDRQDSTPPPELIVQDELHLISGPLGTLTGLYETAVDVLADRPKVIASTATIRRAADQGRALFSREVRQFPPAGLDSRDSWFAVETPARDKASRRYVGLLAPGTSQSTLLIRTYATLLHQAMRVDTAQEVRDAYWTLVGYFNSLRLLSAAELQVHDDVVAHLEHLADRDGCEPRPVGTYSELTSRVDASDIPARLKQIERRLPGDDVVDVLLATNMIAVGVDVDRLGLMAVMGQPQTTAEYIQATSRVGRAHPGLVAVMLNAVRPRDRSHYENFQHFHSALYREVESTSVTPFSARARDRGLHAVIVALARILIPAARADEAAGDIDLFLNELRDRVRPRILERVEKVAAEEVAHVAAAFDEFVDWWYEQAERHGGLYYEPKRGRRAPSLLKPYDDALEDVEAWETLWSLRDVDAESALFMEASR, encoded by the coding sequence ATGACCATCCACGCAGGGCGACACGCCGCGCACTACGAGGTTCGGGAGGACCTGGTGGCCCGGCTCCGCCGGGAACTGCTGGGCCCCGACGTCGACTCGTCCGCCGAGGACCGTGCCGAGGTGCTGGACCAGGACGCCCCGATCACCCGCTACCCCATGGGCGTGCTTTTCCCCCGCCCGGCGGACGACGAGGCCCGTATGCGTCTCGAGGAGGACGAGGAGCAAGAGGGAGCGGACGAGGCACCTGTGGGTCGGACGGAGAACGCCGACGACTCCGGGCCCGCCGACGAACGCCCCGGCCCCGGTGGCCGCCGCCCCTCCTCCGTCGGTCTCACCTTCGCGGTCGACCCCGTCGTGTGCCGGGAGATCACGATCTCGGCGCGCGCCGCCGTGTACGAACCGGAGGACGCGGAGGGCCGCAAGATCCCGGCCCGCCGCAGCGAGGCCCGTACCACCTCCGACCAGCGGGAACGCTGGCGACGGGTGGAACTGGACCTGCCGAACACCACAGTTGACGTGACGTGCCCGGGACGTGGAGCCTCACGCGACCTGGTCGATGACACGGTTCGGCTGGAGGTGCGTATGCGTCCTCCGTCGCCGACGACCGGCACGGTCACCGTCACGGTCACCCTGGTCAATCTCCAGAGGGTGAGCGGGCGGGAACTCCAGGATGCCTTCGCGCTGTTCCAGCCCGGTTTGACGGTTCGCGCCGCCAACGGGGCGGGCGCGTTCGTGGAACGCCCTGCCGGCCTGTCCGCGGTGGACTCCGAGCTGGAGATCGGTCGGTTGCTGCACCGACACGCCCCCACCTTCGCCACCGGCCACGGCTGCGCCGCGGTGTGGGACTGGACCCCGCCACCGGTCGGCCTCACCGAGATGAAGCCTGCGCGCGTGGCGGAGGTGCGCACCGAGTTCGTGCCCACGCACGAGGTGCTGCTCACCGACTCCAACCCGGAGATCGACGCCCATGCCCTCACCATGCTGGGACTCGCCACGGCGCCCGACACCAAGGTGATCGACGCCCTGAAGGGATTGGCCGTGGGCTACGAGCGGTGGATCGACCGGAAACGACGCGAAGCCGCCGCGCTTGCCGGCACCTCGTACGAGAAGGCCGCGTCCGACCAGGTCGCGTCCTGCGCGGAGGCTCTGGGTCGGATCCGGGAGGGCATCACGCGGCTGGGTGACAAACCCGATCTGATGCGGGCGTTCCGGCTGGCCAACCGGGCGATGGCGACCCAACGGGCCCGGAGCGCCTGGAGCAAGGGCGGCAAGGTCGGTGAACCGGACCTGTCCTCCGCGCGCTGGCGGCCGTTCCAGATCGCCTTCGTCCTGCTGTGCCTGTCCGGGGTGGACGACTCCAAGCACTCCGACCGCGGCGTATCGGACCTGCTGTGGTTTCCCACCGGTGGCGGTAAGACCGAGGCGTACCTGGGGCTGATCGCGCTGACTGCCTTCCTACGCCGGATGAGGCTCGGCACGGCGGGCGGCGGTGTCACCGTCCTGATGAGGTACACGCTGCGCCTCCTCACCCTCCAGCAGTTCGAGCGCGCCGCGATTCTGATCTGCGCCATGGAGAAGATGCGTCGCGAGAACCCCGACGAGCTGGGCCGCGAGGAGATCTCCCTCGGCATGTGGGTGGGGCGTTCCGCCACCCCGAACACCTTGGAGGCCGCCGCCGGACAGCTCCGTGCCGCCCGTTCCGGCAGGGTGCTCCAGAAGGAGAACCCGGTACAGCTGCATGCCTGTCCGTGGTGTGGGACGGCCCTCGACGCCCACCACTACTCGGTCGACGAGAAGGCCGTCCGGATGGACGTGCGCTGTCCCGGCACGGATTGTGCGTTCTCCGGAGGGCTGCCCGTGCACATGGTCGACGAGGCCGTCTACCAGGCGCGGCCCACCCTGGTCATCGCCACCGTCGACAAGTTCGCCTCGATGCCGTGGCGTGAACGGACGGCCGCCCTCTTCAACCGGGACCGCCAGGACTCCACCCCGCCCCCGGAGCTGATCGTGCAGGACGAGTTGCACTTGATCTCCGGTCCGCTGGGCACCCTGACCGGTCTGTACGAGACGGCCGTCGACGTGCTCGCCGACCGCCCCAAAGTGATCGCCTCGACCGCCACCATTCGCCGCGCCGCCGACCAGGGAAGAGCCCTTTTCTCCCGCGAAGTGCGACAATTCCCGCCCGCAGGGCTGGACTCCCGCGATTCGTGGTTCGCCGTGGAGACGCCTGCCCGCGACAAGGCGTCCCGCCGCTACGTGGGCCTGCTCGCCCCCGGTACCAGCCAGTCCACCCTGCTGATCCGCACCTACGCCACCCTGTTGCATCAGGCGATGCGGGTCGATACCGCCCAGGAGGTGCGCGACGCTTACTGGACGCTGGTCGGTTACTTCAACAGCCTGCGCCTGCTGTCCGCCGCCGAACTCCAGGTCCACGACGACGTAGTGGCCCACCTGGAGCACCTGGCCGACCGTGACGGTTGTGAGCCCCGCCCGGTCGGCACCTACTCCGAACTGACCAGCCGGGTCGATGCCAGCGACATCCCGGCCCGACTGAAGCAGATCGAGCGTCGGCTGCCGGGTGACGACGTGGTGGACGTGCTCCTGGCCACGAACATGATCGCCGTGGGCGTGGACGTGGACCGGCTCGGTCTGATGGCCGTCATGGGCCAGCCGCAGACCACCGCCGAGTACATCCAGGCCACCAGCCGTGTGGGTCGTGCCCACCCCGGTCTGGTGGCGGTGATGCTCAACGCGGTCCGTCCTCGTGACCGTTCCCATTACGAGAACTTCCAGCACTTCCACTCCGCTCTTTACCGCGAGGTCGAGTCCACCTCGGTGACTCCTTTCTCGGCCCGCGCCCGCGACCGCGGCCTGCACGCGGTGATCGTCGCTTTGGCCCGCATCCTGATCCCCGCCGCCCGGGCCGACGAGGCCGCGGGGGACATCGATCTCTTCCTGAACGAGCTGAGGGACAGGGTCCGTCCGCGGATCCTCGAACGGGTCGAGAAGGTCGCCGCGGAGGAGGTCGCCCACGTGGCCGCCGCCTTCGACGAGTTCGTCGACTGGTGGTACGAGCAGGCCGAGAGGCACGGTGGCCTGTACTACGAGCCGAAGCGCGGACGCCGCGCTCCCTCGCTGCTCAAGCCCTACGACGACGCCCTGGAAGACGTCGAGGCGTGGGAGACCCTGTGGTCCCTCCGCGATGTCGACGCCGAGTCCGCCCTGTTCATGGAGGCATCCCGATGA
- a CDS encoding DNA cytosine methyltransferase gives MEEPPLERLRCLVVCAGAGGLALGLEQAGFDPVLLLDNRAVACETLRSNRPEWKVLETDLLDFDPVDHQATYDVDLLAAGLPRVKASAAVARQDSVEEIRLLEATIMLMHGVQPRSLLIENVPDLVSRPAYESVRADITTELEHLGYRHHWFVLNAMDHGVPQDRRQGILVAFKGDTGEDFAAPAPTVAQPTTVGEALGASMASRGWPHAAAWAAQADRVAPTLVGGSWKRGGADLGPTGSKRSWARMRVNGGTVADEPPGPEFPWDLSLGVKGMVALTVEQVARLQGFPQDWSFAGRKTARYRQAGHAFPPPVGRALGLAIRAVLER, from the coding sequence ATGGAAGAACCTCCCCTGGAACGCCTCCGTTGCCTGGTCGTGTGTGCCGGCGCGGGTGGGCTCGCACTCGGTCTGGAACAGGCCGGTTTCGATCCCGTACTGCTCTTGGACAACCGGGCCGTGGCCTGCGAGACACTGCGCTCGAACCGCCCCGAGTGGAAGGTGCTCGAAACCGATCTCCTGGACTTCGACCCGGTGGACCATCAGGCGACCTATGACGTGGACCTTCTGGCCGCCGGTCTGCCTCGGGTGAAGGCGAGCGCCGCGGTGGCGCGTCAGGACAGCGTCGAGGAGATCCGTCTGCTCGAAGCGACGATCATGCTCATGCACGGCGTACAACCACGAAGTCTGCTCATCGAAAATGTCCCCGACCTGGTTTCCAGACCCGCCTACGAGTCCGTCCGCGCGGATATCACCACCGAGCTCGAACACCTCGGGTATCGGCACCATTGGTTCGTCCTCAACGCGATGGACCACGGCGTGCCCCAGGACCGCAGGCAGGGAATCCTGGTGGCTTTCAAAGGGGACACCGGCGAGGACTTCGCCGCCCCGGCGCCCACCGTCGCACAGCCGACCACCGTGGGTGAGGCGCTGGGTGCTTCCATGGCCTCGCGTGGCTGGCCTCATGCGGCCGCCTGGGCAGCGCAGGCCGATCGGGTCGCCCCGACATTGGTCGGAGGTTCCTGGAAACGGGGCGGGGCCGATCTGGGACCCACCGGGTCGAAGCGCTCCTGGGCCCGTATGCGCGTGAACGGCGGCACCGTCGCCGACGAGCCCCCCGGACCCGAGTTCCCTTGGGACCTCTCTCTCGGTGTCAAGGGCATGGTGGCGTTGACCGTCGAGCAGGTGGCGCGGTTGCAGGGGTTCCCTCAGGACTGGTCCTTCGCCGGCCGCAAGACGGCCCGTTACCGGCAGGCAGGACACGCCTTCCCGCCCCCGGTAGGCCGAGCCCTCGGGCTCGCGATCCGGGCCGTGCTGGAACGTTGA
- a CDS encoding NaeI family type II restriction endonuclease produces the protein AGALRIPVPDADAYVSMRLTRRRPHHSGPSILAGGVAWVAAGPDDPVEPLPQDLPVPRRPR, from the coding sequence GCCGGGGCGCTGCGCATCCCCGTGCCGGACGCGGACGCCTATGTGAGCATGCGGTTGACCCGTCGGCGTCCGCACCACAGCGGCCCCTCGATCCTCGCGGGCGGCGTGGCCTGGGTCGCGGCCGGCCCGGACGACCCGGTGGAGCCGCTCCCGCAGGACCTTCCGGTCCCCCGCCGTCCCCGATGA
- the drmB gene encoding DUF1998 domain-containing protein, translating to MTPPPPRRRRGADGSAAPARSLPRRGTVRRAQAITTYGVGSLIAVEQESFIVSGLDGAERQWSRDEAPEIHEPRLARVLGVKRFRLPPASGDDSRDGIRVRRFPLWHHCPQCHALDHVRKFNSPPGRNECAECSEALVPSRFVMACEDGHIADFPYWKWLHRGRRGDGEAGFCGGRMSLGSSGRTSSLRSVVLSCSCGVPEVSMEGSFRRDALKDLNIRCEGRRPWLKDAPVLLCSRPPRTLQRGSSSVWQPVLRSALSIPPWSDTQVHPLAEHWDKLRSCTTPAEIEIHLKYVFDGVPSPVSPEQVMELLTAMEVEDLTGEDGPDLDQEQHYRALRDLEYERLCAGNPESSGSHTEQFVCEPPTGDGKSLAGLGLVTPMLVKKLREVRVLKAFTRVIDAETSPEGHEAELSLTPTDWLPAMEVHGEGVFLRLDEDRLDTWAELPAVAARVERIRYRHQRILAERASEPTRVPDSPATPRMVLLHTFAHVMINEWSLDSGYPAASLRERIYAGDEMAGVLIYTATSDSAGSLGGLVAQGETDRLAQAVYSAVHRAEWCSADPLCIETETSEAGGTNLAACHACVMLPETSCEHNNGLLDRALLVGTPEDPSVGFFSHLLTR from the coding sequence ATGACCCCGCCCCCTCCCCGCCGTCGGCGTGGCGCCGACGGCTCCGCCGCACCGGCCCGCAGCCTGCCCCGTCGTGGCACGGTCCGCCGCGCCCAGGCCATCACCACCTACGGCGTGGGGTCGCTGATCGCCGTGGAGCAGGAGTCGTTCATCGTCTCGGGTCTCGACGGCGCCGAGCGGCAGTGGTCCCGTGACGAAGCCCCGGAGATCCACGAACCACGTCTCGCCCGTGTGCTGGGCGTGAAACGGTTCCGCCTCCCACCCGCCTCCGGCGACGACAGCCGCGACGGCATCCGGGTGCGCCGCTTCCCCCTGTGGCACCACTGCCCCCAGTGCCACGCGCTCGACCACGTGAGGAAGTTCAACTCGCCTCCCGGACGGAACGAGTGCGCCGAGTGCTCCGAGGCGTTGGTGCCGTCCCGCTTCGTGATGGCCTGCGAGGACGGGCACATCGCCGACTTCCCGTACTGGAAGTGGCTGCACCGGGGCCGACGCGGCGACGGCGAGGCCGGTTTTTGCGGCGGCCGGATGAGCCTCGGTTCCTCGGGACGTACCTCCTCGCTCCGTTCGGTGGTCCTCTCCTGCTCGTGCGGGGTGCCGGAGGTCTCCATGGAGGGATCCTTCCGGCGCGACGCCCTCAAGGACCTGAACATCCGCTGCGAGGGCAGGCGCCCGTGGCTGAAGGACGCCCCCGTCCTCCTCTGCTCCCGGCCGCCCCGGACCCTCCAGCGCGGTTCCTCCTCGGTATGGCAGCCGGTGCTCCGGTCGGCCCTGTCCATCCCGCCGTGGAGCGACACACAGGTGCACCCCCTGGCCGAGCACTGGGACAAGCTCCGTTCCTGCACCACCCCTGCCGAGATCGAGATCCATCTGAAGTACGTCTTCGACGGGGTGCCCTCCCCGGTGAGCCCCGAACAGGTCATGGAATTGCTCACCGCGATGGAGGTCGAGGACCTCACCGGAGAGGACGGCCCCGACCTCGACCAGGAGCAGCATTACCGCGCCCTACGAGACCTGGAGTACGAGCGGCTGTGCGCGGGCAACCCGGAGAGCTCCGGCTCCCACACCGAGCAGTTCGTCTGTGAGCCCCCGACCGGAGACGGGAAGTCGCTCGCCGGCCTGGGCCTGGTCACCCCGATGTTGGTGAAGAAGCTTCGGGAGGTCCGCGTCCTCAAGGCCTTCACACGGGTCATCGACGCGGAAACCTCGCCCGAGGGGCACGAGGCGGAGCTTTCCCTCACCCCCACCGACTGGCTGCCCGCCATGGAGGTCCACGGGGAAGGAGTCTTCCTCCGACTCGACGAGGACAGGCTCGACACCTGGGCCGAACTGCCCGCCGTCGCCGCCCGCGTGGAGCGTATCCGCTACCGGCACCAGCGGATCCTCGCCGAGCGGGCCTCCGAGCCGACCCGGGTCCCGGACTCTCCCGCCACCCCGCGCATGGTCCTGCTGCACACTTTCGCGCACGTGATGATCAACGAGTGGAGCCTGGACTCCGGTTACCCGGCCGCCTCGCTCCGCGAGCGGATCTACGCGGGTGACGAGATGGCCGGCGTTTTGATCTACACGGCGACCAGCGACTCGGCTGGCAGTCTCGGTGGTCTGGTGGCCCAGGGCGAGACCGACCGCCTGGCCCAGGCCGTGTACTCGGCCGTCCACCGTGCCGAGTGGTGCTCCGCCGACCCGCTCTGCATCGAGACCGAGACCTCCGAGGCGGGTGGGACCAACCTGGCCGCCTGTCACGCCTGTGTGATGCTCCCGGAGACCAGCTGCGAGCACAACAACGGCCTGCTCGACCGGGCCCTCCTCGTCGGAACCCCGGAAGACCCGTCGGTCGGTTTCTTTTCCCACCTGCTCACTCGGTGA
- a CDS encoding UvrD-helicase domain-containing protein, translating into MISSPEDGPALTPEQQAVVDQPWDTRMLVTAGAGTGKTHTLVRRLDALVGHIDPEEALEASELLVLSFSRAAVRELQDRIARHGEHARRVRVQTFDSWAYSLLRQAYPESEWSTLSFDRRIRAATDAIEKGALASLESGPPAHVIVDEVQDLVGARREMVESLLDRLQDSCGFTLVGDSAQAIHDFQIEDPEEYADRADLFLRWVRASYADDLVELRLTRNFRALTPEARTALPLGPAVQGIGSAPEGADAAAERLHGELRELLLDFPDPGPLTDSFTLDSLRSFPGTCAILTRDNRQALLVSELLHTRGVRHVLRRSLQDRPVPYWVAELLRRTEALTLTEKRLRELLGGMSLPEGTDPDRVWRALRGVARGAGRGTLDVTRLRRLVAERRFPDELADPEPARLVVSTVHRSKGLEFDRVVLLTPPTVAELRRRDDELDVPAEARALYVAMTRAREDLYRVTPPDTVTVLRHKPTGRWYRGVPNPRHRWRRDGVEVRAGDVCALEPADAPNDPLGAQTYLSERVRPGDAVTFRLRDTLPMGAEQSPRYAVLHEGREIGDASEAFRSELYSLLKVGTAWHIRWPEEISGLRVDCLESVAGSTAAGANAGLGDHGVWIAPRLSGIGRFRWSTGIEEEQG; encoded by the coding sequence GTGATCTCCTCTCCCGAGGACGGTCCGGCCCTCACCCCGGAGCAGCAGGCCGTCGTGGACCAGCCCTGGGACACCCGCATGCTGGTCACTGCCGGAGCGGGCACGGGCAAGACCCACACGTTGGTGCGCCGCTTGGACGCGCTCGTCGGCCACATCGATCCGGAGGAGGCGCTGGAGGCATCCGAGTTGCTGGTCCTCAGCTTCTCCCGCGCCGCTGTCCGTGAGCTGCAGGACCGTATCGCCCGACACGGTGAACACGCCCGCCGAGTACGGGTGCAGACCTTCGACTCCTGGGCCTACTCCCTTTTGCGGCAGGCTTACCCGGAGAGCGAGTGGTCGACGCTTTCCTTCGACCGGCGCATTCGGGCGGCCACCGACGCGATCGAAAAAGGTGCGCTCGCGTCCCTCGAATCCGGGCCACCCGCGCACGTGATCGTCGACGAGGTGCAGGACCTCGTCGGGGCACGGCGGGAGATGGTGGAATCGTTGCTCGACCGGCTCCAGGACTCCTGCGGGTTCACCCTGGTCGGCGACTCGGCCCAGGCCATCCACGACTTCCAGATCGAGGACCCGGAGGAGTACGCCGACCGAGCCGACCTCTTCCTCCGCTGGGTGCGTGCCTCCTACGCCGACGACCTGGTGGAGCTGCGACTGACGCGGAACTTTCGGGCCCTCACACCCGAAGCGCGTACCGCGCTTCCGCTCGGCCCCGCCGTACAGGGCATCGGCAGCGCCCCCGAGGGCGCGGACGCGGCAGCCGAACGGCTCCACGGCGAACTGCGCGAGTTGCTGCTCGACTTCCCCGACCCGGGTCCTCTCACCGACTCGTTCACCCTGGACTCACTGCGGTCCTTCCCCGGCACCTGCGCGATCCTGACCCGTGACAACCGGCAGGCCCTGCTCGTCTCGGAGCTGCTGCACACCCGGGGCGTGCGACACGTCCTGCGGCGATCACTCCAGGACCGGCCGGTGCCGTACTGGGTCGCCGAGCTGCTGCGCCGCACCGAGGCCCTCACACTCACCGAGAAGCGGCTGCGCGAGCTGCTCGGCGGGATGTCGCTGCCCGAAGGCACCGACCCGGACCGGGTGTGGCGGGCCCTGCGTGGAGTGGCGCGCGGCGCCGGCCGGGGAACGCTCGACGTGACGAGGCTGCGCAGACTGGTGGCGGAGCGTCGCTTCCCGGACGAGCTGGCCGACCCGGAACCGGCCCGACTGGTCGTGTCCACGGTGCACCGCTCCAAGGGGCTGGAATTCGACCGAGTGGTGCTGCTCACCCCTCCCACCGTGGCCGAGCTGCGTCGCCGTGACGACGAACTCGACGTGCCCGCCGAGGCACGGGCGCTCTACGTGGCGATGACCAGGGCCCGGGAGGATCTGTACCGCGTCACCCCTCCGGACACGGTGACGGTGCTCAGGCACAAGCCGACCGGGCGGTGGTACCGGGGAGTCCCGAACCCGCGTCACAGGTGGCGGCGCGACGGCGTGGAGGTGCGAGCCGGCGACGTGTGCGCCCTGGAACCGGCCGACGCCCCGAACGACCCCCTGGGGGCCCAGACGTACCTGTCGGAACGGGTGCGACCGGGGGACGCGGTGACATTCCGACTGCGCGACACCCTTCCCATGGGGGCGGAGCAGAGCCCCCGGTACGCGGTGTTGCACGAGGGACGGGAGATCGGTGACGCCTCGGAGGCCTTCAGGAGCGAGTTGTACTCCCTCCTCAAGGTCGGTACGGCCTGGCACATCCGGTGGCCCGAGGAGATCTCCGGTCTGCGGGTCGACTGCCTGGAGTCCGTCGCCGGCAGCACCGCCGCCGGGGCCAACGCCGGCCTGGGCGACCACGGGGTGTGGATCGCTCCGCGCCTCAGCGGAATCGGACGGTTCCGGTGGTCCACCGGCATCGAGGAGGAGCAGGGATGA